GGAACCTGAAGCAGTTACAGGAAATAGACTCTCAGGAAATGCCGGATTAATTTCCATCCTGATTTCCGGGAATACCAAAAAAAATTATTATTCATCAGACATAAAAAAAGCATTTCAGATTGAAATGCTTTTCTGTATTTAAAGTTCTTTTCTGAGCCTTGCAACCGGAATATTAAGCTGTTCGCGGTATTTGGCGATTGTTCTTCTTGCAATATTATATCCCTGTTCCTTCAGGATAATCACCAGGGCATCATCAGTCAATGGTTTCCTCTTATTTTCCCTGCTGATTACTTCCTGCAGGTGCATTTTGATTTCTTTGGTAGAAACTTCTTCACCGTCATCATTCGTCAGGCTGTCCGAGAACAGGTCTTTCAAATAAATAATCCCGTTTGAAGTGTCTGCATATTTGCTTTTTACTACTCTTGAAATGGTAGAAATATCAAAACCTGTAATATCTGCAATATCTTTCAGGATCATCGGCCTTAGGGATTTCTCATCGCCTGTGATAAAATATTGCTTCTGGAATTTCACAATAGCCGTAATGGTCTGCAGTAAAGTATTCTGGCGCTGGTTAATCGCATCAATATACCATTTTGCAGCATCCAGCTTCTGTTTGATGAATAAAGCAGCCTGCTTGTGCTCAGAAGAATTTTTATCGTGGGAATAGGTAGTCAAAATATCCTTGTATTCTTCGGATACTCTTAAAGTAGGGGCATTTTTGCTGTTCAGCATAGGGATAACCTGCCCGTCTTTTACCTGAATAACGAAATCCGGAATAATTTCCTGGTTGATGGTAATGGTCTGGGTATCAAAATTCCCGCCGACTTTAGGCGATAATTTGGAGATTTCTTCCAATGCATCTTTCAGGTCTTCTTCTTCAATATCGTATTTCTGGATAATTTTGTTGTAATGCTTATTGGTAAGCGCGTCAAACTGGAACCTCAGAATATTGGCAGCCAGAGAAACCGCTTTGTTGGCACTCACTTTCTTCTCAATCTGTAGAAGAAGGCATTCCTGGAGGCCTCTTGCCCCTACTCCGGGCGGATCAAGCTTCTGTACATAATTTTCAAGAATATCTTCAATTTTTTCCTTGGTCGTATAAATTCCCTGAGAGAAGGCAAGGTCATCAACAATTGATTTGATTTCCCTTCTTAAGTAACCGTCCGTATCCAGGTTACCGATGAGGTATTCTGCAATTTTCTCATCCTCACTGCTGATGTTGATCAGGTGGATCTGCTCCAGCAGGTAGTCATAAAGAGACTGCCCTTCCGTTAAAAGGCTTTCGTTATCAAACTCTTCGTCGTCAGGAGAATAGTTGCTGGATGCTGTTTTATAAGTCGGCTCATCGTCATAAAGATACTGGTCAACATCAAAATCAGTTTCAATGCTGTCTGTACCTTCACTTTCATACGGTTCTTCCAGCGAAGCATAATCATCTTCTTTGGATTCTTCTTTTGCAATTTCCAGGGCCGGGTTTTCTTCTAATTCTCTTTCAAGTTCCTCCTCAAACTCAAGGGTGTGAAGCTGGATCAGTTTCATCAGCTGGATTTGTTGAGGAGCCAGCTTTTGTCCTAATTTGAGTTGTAAGTGTTGTTTAAGCATATTTTACTAAATGGTGTTAACATAACATATGCTACGAATTTAATAAATAATTTCGATAAAATAACATTTTAGCACGATTTTTGTACCATGGCTGGGATAATAATGACTCTTTTAGAATAAAAAAAGCCTTACGTATTACAGTAAGGCTTTTTTGTATTTAAAATTCAGCATTTTTGGGAGTCCTCGGAAAAGGAATCACATCCCTGATGTTGGTCATTCCCGTTACAAAAAGCACCAGTCTTTCCAGACCAAGGCCAAACCCTGCGTGCGGCACGGAACCGAATTTGCGGGTATCCATATACCACCAGAGCTCATGCTCGTCAACATGCATTTCTGCCATTTTCTGTTTCAAAACATCCAGTCTCGCTTCTCTTTCCGAACCTCCGATGATCTCGCCGATTCCCGGGAAAAGAACATCCATAGCGGCAACGGTTTTGTTATCATCATTCAGCTTCATATAGAACGCTTTGATCTCTTTCGGGTAATCAAACAGGACAACCGGGCTCTCAAAGTGCTTTTCAACCAGGTATCTTTCATGCTCAGACTGAAGATCCGCCCCCCAGTTTTCAACAGGATACTGGAATTTACCCTTTTTATTTTCTTTTGAATTCAATAAAATTTCAATGGCTTCCGTGTAAGAAACTCTTTTGAAACGCTTGGCCACCACATTTTCAAGCTTTTCAATAAGACCTTCTTTTGCTCTTTCTTTCTCCGGTTTTGTTTTCTGTTCTTCTGCAAAGCGTTTGTCCAAGAAGTCCAGGTCATCTTTACAGTGGTCTAATACATACTGGATAACGTATTTTAAAAAGTCTTCTGCCAGATCAATGTTATCTTCAAGGTTATTGAAAGCCACTTCCGGTTCGATCATCCAGAATTCTGCAAGGTGCCTTGTGGTGTTGGAGTTTTCTGCACGGAATGTAGGCCCGAATGTATAGATTCTTCCCAATCCCATAGCAGCAGTCTCGCCTTCAAGCTGTCCGGAAACCGTCAGGTTGGTTTTTTTACCGAAGAAATCCTGGGCAAAATCAATATCGCCCTGCTCATCTCTCGGAATGTTATTCAGATCAAAATTGGTTACCCCGAACATTTCCCCTGCACCTTCTGCATCAGCACCCGTTACGATCGGCGTATTGATGTAAAAGAACTGGTTCTGGTTAAAGAAAGAGTGGATGGCAAAACTCACCGCGTGGCGCACTCTGAAAACAGCTCCGAATAAATTGGTCCTGAATCTCAAATGGGCCTGATCTCTCAACGTTTCCAATGAGTGTTTTTTGGGCTGAAGAATCGTTTTATCCCTTTCTTCTGTAAAGTTATCCCCTAAAATAATAATTTTTTTAGCGATAATTTCCACGGCCTGTCCGGCTCCCTGGCTTTCAACCACTTCACCAATAACCTTTAGAGAAGCAGCCGTACTTATTTTGTTAATAATCTCTTCGTCGAAATTTTCGAAATCAACAACGATCTGCAAATTATTAATCGTGGAACCATCATTAAGCGCAATGAAGCGATTGGCACGGAACGTTCTTACCCAGCCGTAAACCGTGATATCATGATGTAATACTTTCCTGTAATCCTGTAGGACTTCCTTAATCGTCTGCTTTTTCATGTGTTGATAATAAATTTTTGTATAAAAATTAATGTGCGCAAAGTTACAAAAAAACAGCGCAATATGATGACTGCGCTGTGCTTTTACAAAATCATTTATCAATTATTTAATCAGAAAATCTACTGTAAATAAGGTTTAATTGAAGAAAACCGACTTTTTCCTTTGTTTTCCGCTGCGGATCATCCAGGCATGATAAGAACTGGGAATGTCATACTGCCATTTGGGGAGCATCAAAATAATAAGAATAACATCCAGATGGGAAATAAACCCTAGGCCTACGGCCAGATAAAAAGCCCAGCCCGCCTGTTGGAATCCTATCAGATAAGTAAAAGCAACCAGCAGGCTCAGTCCCCATATTTTTGATAAAAAGGCATGCGTACAGGTTTCTTTTCCGAATTTCAGGAAGCTGACGAGGTAACAAAGCGCTTCCATGGCAAAGATTAAAAGGATGGCCGGCCATTCGTTTTTTATCAGTTCAGGATTCAGAAAATAGGAAGCAAAGCCCAGCGAAAGCCAGAAAATTAAATCGGTCTGGCTGTCCAGTCTCCGCAGTTTTTCCGATGAAATGCCTGCTTTCCGGGCAATGATTCCGTCAAAAATATCGGTAAGCAATCCGGCATACATCAATGTTAAAATTAAAAACCGGGATTCTGTACCATTAAAATAAGCTAAAGCAAGAATAATTGGGGCAAGAATAAATCTCACGGCGATTAAAATATAGGGTATTGTTTTCATGACTAATGTATTTTTTCAAAATCCAAATGGTAATGCAAAGTTTTCCAATCGCTCATAACAATCATAAAACCGTTACAAAAAAAATAGTTTGTCTGCACTTGCAGATTGTTCTTCGTATCCACTGTAAAACGGGATTTCTGAATATTTAATCCTCCCAAAACCAACGGAATTCCCTCCAGCATAAATCTTTTTTCTTTTAAATATAGAAAACCGTCACTTTCCAGCTTTACTCTTAAGTCTTTATCAGCCAATAAGTTTCCGGCATTATAAATTTTTACATTCAGTTTTTTCTGATTTATTATCTTAAGCTGCAGTTTCATATCTTTTCCGTTATATTTATCTTTAAAGGCAAACATCCGTGTATTTCGGTCAACAACATCTGTAAGGTTTCCTACATAGCCTCCGGCATGTGAAATTGAGGCATTACTGTAAATACCATCTAAGAGACCGAGATTATTTTTGTTGAGAACTGCGTTTTTATTATCCACATCCCTGAAACCTGCACAACTGAACAGGAGAAGCAGACCAAAATAATAACTTATATTTTTCATAGCTTATAATGTATGATTCAAAATTACCTGTGGAAAGCCCTATCCTGAATGCGGAAAAAAATTAAAATAAATACCTACATTTGTGAAAATCACAAAATATGCATCAGGAACGTTTACTTAAGGAAATCAGAAAGAAAACAGGCGGTAAATCTTTGAATGATGAAATTGCCAACATTCTCAACATAAGCTATGATGCGGCACACCGGAGAGCTTCACAGAAAGCGAAATTCAGTTTTGAGGAAGCACTGGAGCTGGCAAAATATTATCAGGTTTCCCTGGATCAGTTCATGACTTCGGACCATCAGATCCTGGTGCAGAAAACCCCGGCGGTTACTGAAACAGAAGACCTGCAGTCATTTTTCAAGAACAATCTGAAGGTTTTTGAGAACCTGCCGGGCTCTGAAATGACGGTCTATTATTCTGCGAAGGACATTCCGTTTTTTTATACCCTTTCCGATACGCTGCTTTCCCGTTTCAAGGTATACGTATGGATGAACCTGCTGAATGCAAAACAGGTTTTTATCCCTTTCCTGAAGTTTTCACTTCCCTATTTTGAAACCAACACCAAAGAACTGAGAAAGAAATACGAGGAACAGAATGTTGTGGAACTGTGGAATGAAAATACGATTTCCAGCATCCTTCAACAGGTATTATTTTACAGTGATACGGGACTTTTGCAGAGAAATGAAGCGGAAATTATCCTGAAAGAACTCAGAACGCTGATTGAATACATTGAAAAGAAAACAGAAAGCAACCCGAAATTCCACCTTTATGAGAATGAGCTGATGCATCTTTCCAACGACATTTTCTTCCATCATCCGCAGCAGTCGCTTTTCGCCGTGCCTGTCAACATGTTCGGCTACATCCTGATCAATGATGAGAAAACCTGTGAAGAAACCCGGAATTATTTTGAACACCAGATCAAAAATTCAAAATCGCTAAATACTTCCGGAAACAGGGACCGGAAAATATTTTTTAATAAAATGTACAGGCAGATTGAAAATTTAAATCAAAAACTTTAATATGAAAAATCTTCGTCGTGGCGAGTTCTTCGGGCAGACCGGCGAAATCCTCAATTTTGATGGTATAACCATTACGGATACGGAATACACACTTTCTTTCGTCGACTGGCATTATCATGAAAATCCATACTTCACTTTTCTGCTACAGGGAAATATGACGGAAGGGAATAAGAAAGAAATCTATGATTGCTCAGCAGGAACTTTGCTTTATCATCATTGGGAAGATCCGCATTACAACGTCAAACCAGATATTTTTACCCGAGGTTTGCATATTGAAATCACAGAAGAATGGTTTGAAAAATTTCAGCTTTCAAAGAATAAAATTGAAGGAAGCCTTAACATTAAAAATCCTGCAATAAAGGTATTGATGTATAAAATTTTTAAAGAAACAAAATTAAATGATGATTTTCCTGATCTTTCTGTCCATCAACTTTTATTAAGCCTCTTTAATCAATTATCCAATCAAAAAAGCAATTCAGAAAAGAAGCCTGTATGGGTAAAACAAATTGATGAGATCCTGCATGAGCGTTTCACAGAAAAATTAAGTTTAATTGACCTTTCAAAGATCTTGGATATTCATCCTATGCATTTAAGCAGAGATTTTCAGAAATATTTTCAGTGTAATCTGGGAGAATATCTCAGGAAATTAAGAGTCGAAAAATCGCTGAAAATTTTAACTCATTTTGAGTCTTTATCGGAAGTGGCACTGGAATGCGGATTTTCAGACCAAAGTCATTTTATTCGATGCTTTAAAGAAAATATCGGAATTACACCTTTGAAATATAGAAAGATTTTGGGCTCATCTTTTATATAAAAAATGTTTGCCTTTCCGGTTTATATGAAAAACTGAACGCATACTGATTTACATCCAAAGAAAATCAGAAATGTTAATTTCATTCTATTTTTTCCGAAAATCAAATTCTAATTTTGTCAGATAAAATCAACTCGATGCATAAGCTTTCAAAACAATCTAAACTATTTCTGTCTTTATTTGTATTGATGTTTCATTCCTTTTCTTCCGGACAAAAAACGAATATTGTGAAAACTGAAGGCATAAAAACAGTATTGCAGAGAAATAATATCGGTAAAATATTTTTTACCGATAAGAAAATTGGGGAAGATATTTTGAAGCAGGCAGATTTTCTGGATTCTTATACGTTTACCAACAAGAGTAATCTTTTTTTCGTTGCTTATTTTGACAATTCATTGACCAATCACAAGCATTTTCTGTCGCCGGAAGTTCCGTCAGATTCTTTATTCAAAAGCGGTAACTACCAATTTACCCTGTTTGTGGACGGAAGAGAAATTTATAAGAGTAATCTGCTGCCGGGAGCTCCGCCATCTGAAATCCAGGATAAAGTGACTTCATTATACAGACCTTTTATAGACAATATTAATGGTCAGGGTTCCTGGAGCGAATCTTTCTGGAACCGATTTCTGAATAATGGTGGAGACAAAGCTCTTTCGGATGGCAGCCATACCCTGAAAATGGAAATCCGCCCTTATGTAAGAACCGAAACTGTAAAAACAGGCGAAATAATAGCTTCCGGAAGCCTGGAGCTTAACGTTATAAGAAATCCAAAAATTGATATTTCAAATATTACTTTAAACAGAATAGTTCCTTACAATGGATTTTCTGTTTCCAGAGAAAAATATGATACAGAAAAAATAAAATTACTTAAAGGTTCCATAGATGAAGGAATATTTAAAAAGATAAACAGTGTTGTTGTTATAAAAAACGGCGAAATATTAATGGAGGAATACTTTAATGGAGAAAATAGAGAAACGCTGCACGACCCGCGCTCTGTAGGAAAATCATTTACGTCAACATTGATGGGACAGGCAATTTCGGACGGTTATATCAAAAATGAATCAGAGTCCCTTAAAACTTTTTACCAGCTTAATCAATTTGAAAATTTCAGTGCAGCCAAAGAGCAGATTACAATTAAAGATCTTTTGACAATGAGTTCCGGATTCGACGGAAATGATGAAGATTATAACAGTCCAGGAAATGAAGAGAATATGTATCCGACTTCCGATTGGGTAAAGTTTACGCTGGATTTGCCTTTTCAGGAAAAGCTTGATCATACATGGCATTATTTTACAGCAGGAGTCGTTTTATTAGGTGATATTATCAATAAATCGGTACCGAACGGTTTAGAAAGATATGCTGATGAAAAACTACTCAAGCCACTCGGTATCAATCACTATGAATGGCAGTATACCCCGCAGGGCATTCCAAATACAGCAGGCAGTATCAGGATGAATGCTTTGGATTTTGCAAAGTATGGCCAACTCTATAAAAATAATGGGGTCTGGAACAAAAAACAAATTCTCTCAAAGACTTGGGTAAACCGTACTTTTACAAAACAAAAACAAATATCCGGCAGGGAAGATGAATATTATGGTTATCTGTTCTGGAACAAAAGCTACAAATCAAAAGGTACATTATATGAAGCTTTTTATTGTGCGGGAAATGGAGGAAACTATATTTTGGTCTTTAAAGATCAGCCATTAGTAATGGTTATTACAGCAAGTGCCTATGGGCAACCTTATGCCCATTCCCAGATTGATAAAATTATACAGGATTATTTATTGCCCGCAATGTATGAGTAATGAGAGTGGGTAATAAGCAATAAAATACGGTGAAGAAATGCAAATGGTTAAAAGTGAATTTGCTTTCTCAGCTCATTTTCCTTTTACCAAAAAGAAATTATTCGTCTTTCTTGGAAGGAACGAGAAAAACATCGATAAGACCTTCGGGAAGCTGTATTTTGATGAATCTTTCATCTCTGTTCACTTCGATAATCCAGTCTTTGATCATGGGGATCACTACTTCTTTACCATCCAGATTGGTCACGAAATAGACCTGGGCGGTCTGATCATTTACTGAACGGATGACGCCGCAGTCCCGATCGTTTTCATCCAGGATGCTGTACCCGATGATTTCATGGTAATAAAACTGTTTGCCGGAAAGTTTCGGTAATGTAGACAGCGGCAAATATACGTCTTTACCCAGGGATTGGTCTACGAGTGCTTCATTGGAATTTTTAAAAGCGATGTTCAGGGCATCCAATTTGCTCCAGGATGATTTTTCAATAAAAAAAGGAACCAATAATCCGTTGATTTCAACGAATATTGATTCCAGTTTATTGTAAAGCTCGGGCTGATCGGTATCCAGTTTAAGGATAACGTTGCCCGCAAGTCCGTGTCTGCGTGTGATTTTTCCTAATAAATAGCAATCTTCTTTACGCATATGGGATTGTCTTAAGCTTCAGTGTTTTCTTCAGTAGACTCGGCAGCAGGTGCTTCTCCTTCAGTAGTTTCTTCAGCAGCAGGTGCGTTTGCAGCTTCTTCAGCAGCTTTGGCATCCGCATCAGCCTGTGTTGCAGCAGCAATTCTGGCTTCATTCACTTTAGCTTCAGCATCTAAAGCAGCTTTCTTAGCGTCAGCCTGAGCTTTCGTTAAACCTTCTACTTTACCTTGTACTTTTGAATCTTTGGCTTCTACCCATGCATTGAATCTTTTTTCAGCTTCAGCCTCATCAAAAGCACCTTTGGCAACACCACCTTGTAAGTGTTTTTTGTAAAGGGCACCTTTGTAAGAAAGGATCGCTCTTGCAGTATCAGTCGGTTGAGCACCGTTGTTTAACCACTTTACAGCAGAATCAACGTTCAAATCAATAGTTGCAGGGTTAGTAATTGGGTTGTAAGTTCCAAGTTTTTCGATGAATCTACCATCTCTTCTTGCTCTGGAATCTGCTACCACGATGTGGAAAAAAGGCTTACCTTTTTTACCGTGTC
The sequence above is a segment of the Chryseobacterium sp. JJR-5R genome. Coding sequences within it:
- the rpoN gene encoding RNA polymerase factor sigma-54, whose translation is MLKQHLQLKLGQKLAPQQIQLMKLIQLHTLEFEEELERELEENPALEIAKEESKEDDYASLEEPYESEGTDSIETDFDVDQYLYDDEPTYKTASSNYSPDDEEFDNESLLTEGQSLYDYLLEQIHLINISSEDEKIAEYLIGNLDTDGYLRREIKSIVDDLAFSQGIYTTKEKIEDILENYVQKLDPPGVGARGLQECLLLQIEKKVSANKAVSLAANILRFQFDALTNKHYNKIIQKYDIEEEDLKDALEEISKLSPKVGGNFDTQTITINQEIIPDFVIQVKDGQVIPMLNSKNAPTLRVSEEYKDILTTYSHDKNSSEHKQAALFIKQKLDAAKWYIDAINQRQNTLLQTITAIVKFQKQYFITGDEKSLRPMILKDIADITGFDISTISRVVKSKYADTSNGIIYLKDLFSDSLTNDDGEEVSTKEIKMHLQEVISRENKRKPLTDDALVIILKEQGYNIARRTIAKYREQLNIPVARLRKEL
- the asnS gene encoding asparagine--tRNA ligase, translated to MKKQTIKEVLQDYRKVLHHDITVYGWVRTFRANRFIALNDGSTINNLQIVVDFENFDEEIINKISTAASLKVIGEVVESQGAGQAVEIIAKKIIILGDNFTEERDKTILQPKKHSLETLRDQAHLRFRTNLFGAVFRVRHAVSFAIHSFFNQNQFFYINTPIVTGADAEGAGEMFGVTNFDLNNIPRDEQGDIDFAQDFFGKKTNLTVSGQLEGETAAMGLGRIYTFGPTFRAENSNTTRHLAEFWMIEPEVAFNNLEDNIDLAEDFLKYVIQYVLDHCKDDLDFLDKRFAEEQKTKPEKERAKEGLIEKLENVVAKRFKRVSYTEAIEILLNSKENKKGKFQYPVENWGADLQSEHERYLVEKHFESPVVLFDYPKEIKAFYMKLNDDNKTVAAMDVLFPGIGEIIGGSEREARLDVLKQKMAEMHVDEHELWWYMDTRKFGSVPHAGFGLGLERLVLFVTGMTNIRDVIPFPRTPKNAEF
- a CDS encoding AraC family transcriptional regulator encodes the protein MTEGNKKEIYDCSAGTLLYHHWEDPHYNVKPDIFTRGLHIEITEEWFEKFQLSKNKIEGSLNIKNPAIKVLMYKIFKETKLNDDFPDLSVHQLLLSLFNQLSNQKSNSEKKPVWVKQIDEILHERFTEKLSLIDLSKILDIHPMHLSRDFQKYFQCNLGEYLRKLRVEKSLKILTHFESLSEVALECGFSDQSHFIRCFKENIGITPLKYRKILGSSFI
- a CDS encoding helix-turn-helix transcriptional regulator codes for the protein MHQERLLKEIRKKTGGKSLNDEIANILNISYDAAHRRASQKAKFSFEEALELAKYYQVSLDQFMTSDHQILVQKTPAVTETEDLQSFFKNNLKVFENLPGSEMTVYYSAKDIPFFYTLSDTLLSRFKVYVWMNLLNAKQVFIPFLKFSLPYFETNTKELRKKYEEQNVVELWNENTISSILQQVLFYSDTGLLQRNEAEIILKELRTLIEYIEKKTESNPKFHLYENELMHLSNDIFFHHPQQSLFAVPVNMFGYILINDEKTCEETRNYFEHQIKNSKSLNTSGNRDRKIFFNKMYRQIENLNQKL
- a CDS encoding CDP-alcohol phosphatidyltransferase family protein, translated to MKTIPYILIAVRFILAPIILALAYFNGTESRFLILTLMYAGLLTDIFDGIIARKAGISSEKLRRLDSQTDLIFWLSLGFASYFLNPELIKNEWPAILLIFAMEALCYLVSFLKFGKETCTHAFLSKIWGLSLLVAFTYLIGFQQAGWAFYLAVGLGFISHLDVILIILMLPKWQYDIPSSYHAWMIRSGKQRKKSVFFN
- a CDS encoding serine hydrolase: MKTEGIKTVLQRNNIGKIFFTDKKIGEDILKQADFLDSYTFTNKSNLFFVAYFDNSLTNHKHFLSPEVPSDSLFKSGNYQFTLFVDGREIYKSNLLPGAPPSEIQDKVTSLYRPFIDNINGQGSWSESFWNRFLNNGGDKALSDGSHTLKMEIRPYVRTETVKTGEIIASGSLELNVIRNPKIDISNITLNRIVPYNGFSVSREKYDTEKIKLLKGSIDEGIFKKINSVVVIKNGEILMEEYFNGENRETLHDPRSVGKSFTSTLMGQAISDGYIKNESESLKTFYQLNQFENFSAAKEQITIKDLLTMSSGFDGNDEDYNSPGNEENMYPTSDWVKFTLDLPFQEKLDHTWHYFTAGVVLLGDIINKSVPNGLERYADEKLLKPLGINHYEWQYTPQGIPNTAGSIRMNALDFAKYGQLYKNNGVWNKKQILSKTWVNRTFTKQKQISGREDEYYGYLFWNKSYKSKGTLYEAFYCAGNGGNYILVFKDQPLVMVITASAYGQPYAHSQIDKIIQDYLLPAMYE
- a CDS encoding 30S ribosomal protein S16, producing MSVKIRLQRHGKKGKPFFHIVVADSRARRDGRFIEKLGTYNPITNPATIDLNVDSAVKWLNNGAQPTDTARAILSYKGALYKKHLQGGVAKGAFDEAEAEKRFNAWVEAKDSKVQGKVEGLTKAQADAKKAALDAEAKVNEARIAAATQADADAKAAEEAANAPAAEETTEGEAPAAESTEENTEA
- the rimM gene encoding ribosome maturation factor RimM (Essential for efficient processing of 16S rRNA), with the translated sequence MRKEDCYLLGKITRRHGLAGNVILKLDTDQPELYNKLESIFVEINGLLVPFFIEKSSWSKLDALNIAFKNSNEALVDQSLGKDVYLPLSTLPKLSGKQFYYHEIIGYSILDENDRDCGVIRSVNDQTAQVYFVTNLDGKEVVIPMIKDWIIEVNRDERFIKIQLPEGLIDVFLVPSKKDE